The following are encoded together in the Malaya genurostris strain Urasoe2022 chromosome 3, Malgen_1.1, whole genome shotgun sequence genome:
- the LOC131435424 gene encoding uncharacterized protein LOC131435424, with product MADNSLFLNSINNLSFASLHVPECKAIDNEEEIDRKSFEQWKELLDASMIPGVADEQIKFSIFKIKAGPKLLDIFEGTKNSINLPPEDEKPYSNAISRLKEFFGSRDYCRMQRQKLRSMAQGSVESDLKYVKRIVNVAKLCDYSEDVMIENVLDVIQSHAINPVVREIGRKKMRKCGSLADLLGKVRACEISRINEDLFAKNHQQTNHAELAAVSTHTENGFKSRSQNRFHSKDGFPKNVFAKQQNGTCNPCWRCTSTYHLPAACHAVDKFCRNCQKKGHIARACRETVPAPSKRYNNNNDNPVPKVHKLLAITKDSDNDDSESNPQKYNEVYRVNDLYKHNDNEGIIIPISFLIDSGAEDNTISTEYSNRLLTSESAKKNLA from the exons ATGGCCGATAACTCCCTATTCCTAAATTCAATTAACAATCTATCATTCGCTTCACTGCATGTTCCGGAGTGTAAAGCAATTGACAATGAGGAAGAAATTGATAGAAAATCTTTTGAGCAGTGGAAGGAACTACTTGACGCTTCTATGATACCCGGTGTAGCTGATGAGCAAATAAAGTTTAgtatatttaaaataaaagcAGGACCCAAGTTGCTTGACATATTTGAAGGAACGAAGAACTCTATAAATTTACCACCCGAAGATGAAAAACCATATTCGAATGCGATTTCTCGACTAAAAGAGTTTTTTGGATCTCGTGATTATTGTCGAATGCAGCGCCAAAAGCTTCGATCAATGGCACAAGGCTCCGTCGAATCTGACTTGAAATACGTAAAAAGAATAGTTAACGTTGCTAAGCTTTGTGATTACAGCGAAGATGTCATGATAGAAAACGTATTAGACGTTATCCAGTCTCATGCTATAAACCCTGTCGTTAGGGAAATCGgtcgaaaaaaaatgagaaaatgtgGTTCTTTGGCTGATCTATTAGGAAAAGTTCGTGCTTGTGAGATAAGTAGAATAAATGAAGATTTGTTTgcaaaaaaccatcaacaaacaAATCATGCAGAATTAGCTGCAGTGTCGACCCATACAGAGAATGGATTTAAGTCTCGTTCCCAGAATCGTTTTCATAGTAAAGATGGTTTCCCAAAAAACGTATTTGCAAAACAGCAGAATGGAACTTGTAATCCATGTTGGAGATGCACAAGCACATATCATCTACCCGCAGCTTGTCACGCAGTTGATAAATTCTGCAGGAACTGCCAAAAGAAAGGACATATTGCAAGAGCTTGTCGTGAAACAGTTCCAGCTCCAtcaaaacgatataataataacaacGATAATCCAGTACCAAAAGTCCATAAACTTTTGGCAATTACTAAGGATAGTGATAATGATGATAGTGAATCAAATCCT CAAAAGTATAATGAAGTGTATCGTGTAAATGATCTTTACAAACATAATGATAATGAGGGTATTATTATCCCAATATCGTTTTTAATTGATTCGGGAGCTGAAGATAACACTATCAGTACAGAATATTCTAATCGATTATTAACAAGTGAAtccgcaaaaaaaaaccttgctTAG